In one window of Microplitis demolitor isolate Queensland-Clemson2020A chromosome 4, iyMicDemo2.1a, whole genome shotgun sequence DNA:
- the LOC103571243 gene encoding another transcription unit protein has protein sequence MSSPRSQGSPARSYSSRSSGSKSRSPSPRSGSPGSVASNASHNSPGSERSHQSNRSRSSKAASPASRRSSPGSPKSHRSNSRSRSRSRSRSASAESNNSNHSSRSRSQTPTSQRNKSRSPTGTARTAGSRSRSHSGSPASVKGARSRSRSHSGSPTSPRNDKSRSVTPASTKGARSRSRSRSGSRATSRHAGSRSRSRSRSRGTSRNAGSRSRSRSRSRATSRNAGSRSRSRSKSAGTSRNAGSRSRSRSKSPGTSRNAGSRSRSRSKSPGTSKVDQESRPASPGSTKTARSRSRSPSPKAVSSPNHQEAKSGDDSDIEVTKRKRTTREGSGSASESEKNVKRHRALIDTDSEDEPPASDKPTADALFGDASDISSDDDKEKSPEKSKSKSRSRSRSKSRSRSRSRSRERSSRSRSLSRERGDLEQREDPEEKEKEEEPEPPPETRIDVEIPKISTDLGREIHFVKLPNFLSVETRPFDHETYEDEIDEEETLDEEGRARLKLKVENTIRWKDVFGEDGKPAKESNARFVRWSDGSMSLHLGSEIFDVYKQPLQGDHNHLYIRQGTGLQGQAVFRTKLTFRPHSTESFTHRKMTMSLADRSQKASGIKVLSHVGANPDQNRYEMIKKEEEKLRMAMKNQSKVKKIGSGRGAGRSAGYAADNYNDDGSDDEGAISLAAIKSKFKKGTKVAASNIYSSDEEGSDFETTRPRKSVKGKVLKDSDEESNATSNSGSESAGDNDNADANSD, from the exons atgtcgagtCCAAGATCTCAGGGTTCACCCGCAAGATCATACTCCAGTAGATCCAGCGGCTCAAAATCCCGGAGTCCGAGTCCTAGATCAGGATCTCCAGGTTCAGTTGCCTCCAACGCATCCCATAATTCCCCTGGATCCGAGCGCAGTCATCAGAGCAACCGCAGCAGATCTAGCAAAGCAGCATCTCCAGCAAGCCGTAGATCATCACCAGGTTCACCTAAAAGCCATCGTTCAAATTCCCGATCTAGATCACGATCGAGATCCAGATCAGCGTCAGCAGAGAGCAATAATTCGAACCATAGCTCCCGTAGCAGATCACAAACTCCAACAAGTCAGCGAAATAAATCCAGATCTCCAACAGGTACCGCAAGAACCGCCGGTTCTAGATCGCGATCTCATTCTGGATCTCCTGCTAGTGTAAAGGGAGCAAGATCCAGATCTAGATCACATTCTGGATCACCAACAAGTCCAAGGAATGATAAATCTAGATCAGTTACACCTGCCAGCACTAAAGGAGCAAGATCTAGATCAAGATCACGATCTGGATCACGAGCTACATCAAGACACGCTGGATCTAGATCAAGATCAAGATCTAGATCACGTGGAACTTCAAGAAATGCTGGGTCTAGATCAAGATCTAGATCTAGATCACGAGCTACATCAAGAAATGCTGGATCTAGATCAAGATCTAGGTCTAAATCTGCTGGAACATCAAGAAACGCTGGATCTAGATCAAgatctagatcaaaatcacCTGGAACTTCAAGAAATGCTGGATCTAGATCAAgatctagatcaaaatcacCTGGAACATCAAAAGTAGATCAGGAATCACGACCAGCATCACCTGGTAGCACAAAAACAGCAAGATCTAGATCTAGATCTCCATCTCCCAAAGCTGTCAGTTCACCAAATCACCAGGAAGCAAAATCCGGTGACGACAGCGACATAGAAGTGACGAAACGTAAACGGACTACCCGCGAAGGAAGCGGATCTGCGTCAGAATCTGAGAAAAACGTGAAACGTCACCGCGCTCTTATTGACACTGACTCCGAGGACGAGCCGCCAGCCTCAGACAAACCGACCGCCGACGCCCTCTTCGGGGACGCTTCGGACATCAGCTCGGATGACGACAAAGAAAAATCACCAGAAAAATCAAAGTCCAAATCACGATCTAGATCCAGGTCTAAATCCAGATCAAGATCTCGCTCTAGATCCCGAGAACGGTCCTCTCGATCCAGGAGTCTGAGTCGCGAACGCGGGGATCTAGAGCAGCGAGAAGATCCTGAGGAGAAAGAGAAGGAAGAGGAACCGGAACCTCCCCCAGAGACGAGGATCGACGTCGAAATTCCGAAGATCTCAACTGATCTTGGTCGGGAGATCCATTTTGTCAAGCTGCCAAATTTCTTGTCCGTCGAGACCCGGCCGTTTGACCACGAGACCTACGAGGATGAGATCGACGAGGAAGAGACTCTAGATGAGGAGGGCAGAGCCAGACTTAAACTTAAAGTAGAAAATACTATTAGGTGGAAAGACGTCTTTGGAGAAGATGGCAAGCCGGCCAAAGAGAGCAACGCGAGGTTCGTGAGGTGGTCGGATGGCAGCATGAGCCTTCACCTGGGCTCCGAGATATTCGATGTCTATAAACAGCCGCTCCAGGGTGACCACAACCATCTTTATATAAGACAAGGTACTGGTCTGCAGGGCCAAGCGGTCTTCCGGACCAAACTTACCTTCAGGCCTCACTCTACTGAGTCGTTTACTCACCGGAAGATGACGATGTCGCTGGCTGACAGGTCCCAGAAGGCCTCGGGTATTAAAGTACTGAGTCATGTCGGCGCTAATCCTGATCAGAATCGGTATGAGATGATCAAGAAGGAGGAAGAGAAGCTGAGGATGGCCATGAAAAATCAGAGCAAGGTCAAGAAAATTGGAAGTGGGAGGGGCGCGGGAAGAAGTGCTGGTTATGCTGctgataattataatgacgATGGGTCTGATGACGAGGGAGCCATTTCACTGGCAGCTATCAAGAGCAAGTTTAAGAAAGGGACTAAAG TCGCtgcttcaaatatatattcatctGACGAAGAAGGATCCGATTTCGAGACAACAAGACCCAGAAAGAGTGTAAAAGGCAAAGTGCTAAAAGATTCCGACGAAGAGTCCAACGCGACTTCAAACAGCGGATCCGAGAGCGCTGGAGATAACGATAACGCCGACGCTAATAGTGATTAA
- the LOC103571262 gene encoding tight junction protein ZO-1 isoform X1: protein MAGSLEIKFLLSRHKASLLRELNTTDLLSVLVKRGVINDVDKDAVAGNPEQSINADIDLFIDIIGAKGFDAFREFCFALEAECPNVLTDLLVDQHSVTGNYQTNENKEEPKESEEQKNDEDVKENRENSLVITIEDEDEQEDTKNVDIIYNDESNTKDCEGIGEPERWSGFQEEVLDEPVDEPVGDRGWEVHHVTVTRVPGYGFGIAVSGGRDNPHFTNGDPAIAISDVLKAGPAEGKLQVNDRIISANGVSLEGADYGAAVRVLRDSGSTVLLVVKRRSVIPQVQPAQPQTHRLTLTRNNKKDDFGLVLGCRLYVKEVTRETGAKPGDLVTRIGGIPADNMSLKEAKKIMDSCKDRLSIVVTREPGASTSAAASNYSTAKEAGEYLSGASYSSQNLYVPPPTRQTDDKSNLAPRGAGGRSRGPLMDVSLSQLDLPATPTVDPPRPPPPRPEDYYSSRRQLYEEETRSKQPVPDPRFITFQKEGSVGVRLTGGNETGVFVTAVQPGSPAFRQGLQPGDKILKVNDMDMKGVTREEAVLFLLSLQEQIDLIVQHRRQEYDQIVASGRGDSFHIKTHFHYEQPDRGEMSFRSGDVFHVIDTLYNGEVGSWQVFRIGRNNQEVQKGIIPNKVRAEELATAQFNATKKELSTSSESRGSFFRRRRGSHRRSKSLGRDHWDDVVFADSISKFPAYERVVLRHPGFIRPVVLFGPVADLAREKLLKDFPDKFTSPQMESQLDDSTSGKGGKTNGIIRLSAIREVMERGKHALLDITPNAVDRLNYAQFYPIVIFLKAENKQVIKEMRAGIPKSAHKSSKKLLEQCQKLDKIWGHIFSAVITLTTPEAWYRKLRELIDRQQQGPLWMSQTKPEEALSDDFLFPMTSRLSYASSPESDLELNTNVPMLSGPLGPPTRLKSSSDPSIATQDDTAAPPPYTSSYQAFEQHKRTVPDTKYGFSTSTDQPSLPSYTPGVPSARSPHQGPPDLPPRVDRNVKPVGRGTLGRTAVDRLATKTDSVLDMRNYINATPHRANTTSSLERSQPKPVAGSYDSMSSYDSYNTNGNQVYNVGGNLNTSTGRLGPNVPDDLKTGNIPQRAHDPYRFTRSTAQPIPANQENRGDYAKYSRPEHKVIPTTPSKSGNNNNTGTYKPVPPPKPKNYRPPVQNSVQDDNNPANLYQHAKNYSLTPSHVHNGIENTNHRNSGQYYYNIPPPNRGQDGNFLINTNNHNHSHSLSHSHSHSNPPVASHAHSNSAGQLTLNHGHSRSNINNNNNAANVNGHGNHSAHNGGGHNREPSGLDLAGSREQRGSAFELYRKPPIHHNVRTSGITKGLFNNEGGILRGPGDVVMTIPPGALSSSNHQEIYFAVVPPINTINTNNNNNVNNNDIYYDYDNIDTDIDINIKQRGSISPPVNKGESLMSPLIECGPRGIKFNKPIELRIPHNGTPQHKLILKTANNEDLDNSWSDIKIPEACGEYIYVKLDHF from the exons atggcgGGATcgttagaaataaaatttttactatcgaGACATAAAGCCTCTTTATTACGGGAATTAAATACAACGGATTTACTAAGTGTACTAGTTAAACGAGGAGTTATTAACGACGTTGACAAGGATGCAGTCGCTGGTAATCCTGAGCAATCAATTAACGCagatatcgatttatttattgatattatcgGAGCAAAAGGTTTCGATGCTTTTAGAGAATTTTGTTTTGCTTTGGAAGCTGAGTGCCCTAATGTTTTGACTGATCTATTAGTTGACCAACACAGCGTCactg gtaattatcaaacaaatgaaaacaaaGAGGAACCAAAGGAGTCAGAGgagcaaaaaaatgatgaggaTGTAAAGGAAAATAGAGAAAATTCTTTGGTGATTACAATCGAGGACGAGGATGAGCAAGAGGATACCAAAAATGttgatattatttacaatgACGAGTCAAATACTAAAGACTG cGAGGGGATCGGAGAACCTGAGAGGTGGAGTGGGTTTCAGGAGGAGGTCCTTGATGAACCTGTTGATGAGCCg gTCGGTGACAGAGGATGGGAAGTGCATCACGTAACAGTGACCCGAGTGCCAGGATATGGGTTTGGGATCGCAGTCTCCGGAGGGAGAGACAACCCGCATTTTACTAATGGCGACCCCGCGATCGCGATTTCGGATGTTTTGAAAGCTGGCCCAGCAGAGGGAAAATTGCAAGTTAACGACCGGATAATTTCAGCCAATGGTGTGTCACTAGAAGGCGCAGACTATGGAGCAGCTGTTCGAGTTCTTCGTGACTCAGGATCGACAGTTCTGCTGGTGGTCAAGCGACGATCTGTAATACCGCAGGTTCAGCCAGCGCAGCCTCAGACTCACAGGCTGACTTTGACTCGTAACAACAAAAAAGATGACTTTGGTCTGGTTTTGGGCTGCAGACTTTACGTCAAAGAAGTCACTAGAGAAACTGGAGCTAAACCTGGCGACCTGGTGACCAGAATTGGCGGGATTCCTGCAGACAACATGAGTCTGAAGGaggctaaaaaaataatggactCGTGCAAAGATCGGCTGTCAATTGTCGTAACCCGTGAACCCGGTGCTTCGACCTCTGCTGCTGCTTCAAACTACTCAACTGCCAAAGAAGCTGGTGAATATTTATCGGGGGCAAGTTACAGCAGTCAGAATCTTTACGTTCCGCCACCGACTCGTCAAACGGATGACAAAAGTAATCTAGCGCCTAGAGGAGCCGGTGGGAGGTCCAGAGGTCCTCTGATGGATGTTTCGTTGAGTCAATTAGACTTACCGGCTACTCCTACAGTAGATCCGCCTCGGCCGCCACCCCCACGACCTGAAG actatTATTCATCGCGGCGTCAACTCTACGAAGAAGAAACACGTTCTAAGCAGCCAGTACCCGACCCACGTTTTATAACTTTCCAAAAAGAAGGATCCGTGGGCGTGCGTCTAACCGGAGGCAACGAAACCGGGGTCTTTGTGACCGCAGTTCAACCTGGATCACCAGCTTTTCGGCAAGGTCTTCAGCCAGGTGACAAAATACTCAAAGTCAACGACATGGACATGAAAGGTGTCACCCGAGAGGAAGCAGTTCTGTTTTTGCTGAGTCTCCAGGAGCAGATCGACCTGATCGTCCAACATCGTCGCCAGGAGTACGACCAAATAGTCGCGTCAGGTCGCGGGGATTCGTTTCACATCAAGACGCATTTTCATTATGAGCAACCTGACAGAGGCGAGATGAGTTTCCGCAGCGGGGATGTTTTCCACGTGATCGATACTCTCTATAATGGAGAAGTCGGTTCCTGGCAAGTTTTCAGGATCGGGCGCAATAACCAGGAAGTACAGAAAGGAATTATTCCCAACAAAGTCCGGGCCGAGGAACTCGCGACTGCGCAATTCAACGCGACCAAAAAAGAGCTCAGCACCAGCAGCGAGAGCCGCGGAAGCTTCTTCAGGCGAAGACGCGGCAGCCATAGAAGATCCAAGTCTCTGGGTCGCGATCACTGGGACGACGTCGTCTTCGCAGACAGCATTAGCAAATTTCCCGCGTATGAGCGAGTCGTTTTGAGACACCCGGGGTTCATAAGGCCGGTGGTACTTTTTGGACCGGTCGCGGACCTCGCGAGGGAAAAATTACTAAAGGATTTTCCGGACAAGTTCACGTCCCCGCAGATGGAGAGTCAGCTGGACGACTCGACCAGTGGAAAGGGAGGGAAAACTAATGGGATCATCAGATTAAGTGCGATCAGAGAAGTCATGGAGCGAGGGAAGCATGCGCTGCTTGACATCACGCCCAATGCAGTTGACAGATTGAATTACGCTCAATTTTATCcgattgttatttttttgaaggcGGAAAACAAACAAGTTATCAAGGAAATGAGAGCTGGGATTCCcaa atctgcgcataaaagttcaaaaaaattattagagcaGTGCCAGAAATTGGACAAAATTTGGGGACACATTTTTAGCGCCGTTATAACGCTGACTACTCCAGAAGCCTGGTATAGAAAATTACGGGAGTTGATTGACCGCCAACAACAAGGTCCTCTATGGATGAGTCAAACCAAG CCGGAAGAAGCACTCTCAGACGATTTCCTATTCCCGATGACATCTCGCCTCTCCTACGCTTCCTCTCCGGAAAGTGATTTGGAATTAAATACGAATGTTCCGATGTTGTCTGGTCCACTTGGTCCTCCGACACGTCTTAAGAGTAGTTCTGATCCAAGTATTGCTACTCAAGACGACACCGCTGCGCCTCCGCCGTATACTAGCAGTTACCAg GCATTCGAACAACACAAACGTACCGTTCCCGACACCAAGTACGGATTCTCTACTTCAACTGATCAGCCAAGCTTGCCATCTTATACACCAGGAGTACCCTCAGCACGTTCACCTCATCAGGGACCGCCAGATTTGCCGCCACGAGTCGACAGAAATGTAAAACCTGTCGGCCGCGGAACTCTTGGTCGCACAGCAGTCGACCGTCTTGCCACCAAAACTGACTCAGTACTCGACATGCGTAATTATATTAACGCTACTCCACATCGTGCCAATACAACTTCTTCTCTAGAACGTTCTCAGCCCAAACCAGTTGcc gGTAGTTATGACAGTATGTCATCATATGACTCATACAATACCAACGGTAACCAAGTTTATAATGTAGGGGGTAATTTGAACACATCAACTGGTCGACTAGGTCCCAATGTCCCGGACGATTTAAAAACCGGTAACATTCCGCAAAGAGCACATGATCCTTATCGATTTACTCGCTCGACTGCTCAACCAATACCAGCTAATCAAGAGAATCGCGGTGATTACGCTAAGTAcag tcgaCCAGAACATAAAGTGATACCAACTACACCATCGAAATCtggtaataacaataacactGGAACATATAAACCGGTACCGCCGCCAAAACCCAAAAATTATCGGCCTCCAGTTCAAAATTCTGTTCAAGATGATAATAATCCTGCTAATTTATATCAACAtgctaaaaattattcactgACACCCTCGCATGTTCATAATGGC atcgAAAACACAAATCACCGTAATAGTGGTCAGTACTATTACAACATACCCCCTCCCAATCGCGGGCAagatggtaattttttaataaacaccAACAATCACAATCACTCTCACAGTTTGAGTCACTCTCACTCGCATTCGAATCCACCGGTTGCCAGCCACGCGCACAGTAACAGCGCGGGCCAGCTGACTCTCAATCACGGTCACAGTAGATCTAAcattaacaacaacaataacgcCGCTAATGTCAACGGTCATGGCAACCACTCGGCCCACAATGGCGGCGGGCATAACCGTGAGCCCAGCGGTTTAGACCTCGCGGGCAGTCGGGAGCAACGAGGTAGCGCTTTTGAACTCTACCGTAAGCCTCCGATTCATCATAACGTCAg GACATCTGGAATTACAAAGGGATTATTTAATAACGAGGGAGGTATTTTACGTGGACCAGGAGATGTTGTAATGACAATACCTCCTGGTGCGCTTTCATCTAGTAATCatcaagaaatttattttgccgTTGTACCGCctattaatactattaatactaataataataataatgttaataacaatgatatttattatgattacgATAATATTGACACTGACAttgacataaatataaaacaacgTGGATCTATTTCACCGCCGGTTAATAAGG gTGAGTCATTAATGAGTCCATTAATTGAATGTGGACCACgtgggattaaatttaataaaccaaTAGAATTACGTATTCCCCATAATGGAACTCCGCAgcataaattgatattaaaaacgGCAAATAATGAAGATTTGGACAACAGTTGGTCGGATATTAAAATACCAGAGGCGTGTggtgaatatatttatgttaaattagatcacttttaa
- the LOC103571262 gene encoding tight junction protein ZO-1 isoform X4, with protein MAGSLEIKFLLSRHKASLLRELNTTDLLSVLVKRGVINDVDKDAVAGNPEQSINADIDLFIDIIGAKGFDAFREFCFALEAECPNVLTDLLVDQHSVTGNYQTNENKEEPKESEEQKNDEDVKENRENSLVITIEDEDEQEDTKNVDIIYNDESNTKDCEGIGEPERWSGFQEEVLDEPVDEPVGDRGWEVHHVTVTRVPGYGFGIAVSGGRDNPHFTNGDPAIAISDVLKAGPAEGKLQVNDRIISANGVSLEGADYGAAVRVLRDSGSTVLLVVKRRSVIPQVQPAQPQTHRLTLTRNNKKDDFGLVLGCRLYVKEVTRETGAKPGDLVTRIGGIPADNMSLKEAKKIMDSCKDRLSIVVTREPGASTSAAASNYSTAKEAGEYLSGASYSSQNLYVPPPTRQTDDKSNLAPRGAGGRSRGPLMDVSLSQLDLPATPTVDPPRPPPPRPEDYYSSRRQLYEEETRSKQPVPDPRFITFQKEGSVGVRLTGGNETGVFVTAVQPGSPAFRQGLQPGDKILKVNDMDMKGVTREEAVLFLLSLQEQIDLIVQHRRQEYDQIVASGRGDSFHIKTHFHYEQPDRGEMSFRSGDVFHVIDTLYNGEVGSWQVFRIGRNNQEVQKGIIPNKVRAEELATAQFNATKKELSTSSESRGSFFRRRRGSHRRSKSLGRDHWDDVVFADSISKFPAYERVVLRHPGFIRPVVLFGPVADLAREKLLKDFPDKFTSPQMESQLDDSTSGKGGKTNGIIRLSAIREVMERGKHALLDITPNAVDRLNYAQFYPIVIFLKAENKQVIKEMRAGIPKSAHKSSKKLLEQCQKLDKIWGHIFSAVITLTTPEAWYRKLRELIDRQQQGPLWMSQTKPEEALSDDFLFPMTSRLSYASSPESDLELNTNVPMLSGPLGPPTRLKSSSDPSIATQDDTAAPPPYTSSYQAFEQHKRTVPDTKYGFSTSTDQPSLPSYTPGVPSARSPHQGPPDLPPRVDRNVKPVGRGTLGRTAVDRLATKTDSVLDMRNYINATPHRANTTSSLERSQPKPVAGSYDSMSSYDSYNTNGNQVYNVGGNLNTSTGRLGPNVPDDLKTGNIPQRAHDPYRFTRSTAQPIPANQENRGDYAKYSRPEHKVIPTTPSKSGNNNNTGTYKPVPPPKPKNYRPPVQNSVQDDNNPANLYQHAKNYSLTPSHVHNGIENTNHRNSGQYYYNIPPPNRGQDGNFLINTNNHNHSHSLSHSHSHSNPPVASHAHSNSAGQLTLNHGHSRSNINNNNNAANVNGHGNHSAHNGGGHNREPSGLDLAGSREQRGSAFELYRKPPIHHNVR; from the exons atggcgGGATcgttagaaataaaatttttactatcgaGACATAAAGCCTCTTTATTACGGGAATTAAATACAACGGATTTACTAAGTGTACTAGTTAAACGAGGAGTTATTAACGACGTTGACAAGGATGCAGTCGCTGGTAATCCTGAGCAATCAATTAACGCagatatcgatttatttattgatattatcgGAGCAAAAGGTTTCGATGCTTTTAGAGAATTTTGTTTTGCTTTGGAAGCTGAGTGCCCTAATGTTTTGACTGATCTATTAGTTGACCAACACAGCGTCactg gtaattatcaaacaaatgaaaacaaaGAGGAACCAAAGGAGTCAGAGgagcaaaaaaatgatgaggaTGTAAAGGAAAATAGAGAAAATTCTTTGGTGATTACAATCGAGGACGAGGATGAGCAAGAGGATACCAAAAATGttgatattatttacaatgACGAGTCAAATACTAAAGACTG cGAGGGGATCGGAGAACCTGAGAGGTGGAGTGGGTTTCAGGAGGAGGTCCTTGATGAACCTGTTGATGAGCCg gTCGGTGACAGAGGATGGGAAGTGCATCACGTAACAGTGACCCGAGTGCCAGGATATGGGTTTGGGATCGCAGTCTCCGGAGGGAGAGACAACCCGCATTTTACTAATGGCGACCCCGCGATCGCGATTTCGGATGTTTTGAAAGCTGGCCCAGCAGAGGGAAAATTGCAAGTTAACGACCGGATAATTTCAGCCAATGGTGTGTCACTAGAAGGCGCAGACTATGGAGCAGCTGTTCGAGTTCTTCGTGACTCAGGATCGACAGTTCTGCTGGTGGTCAAGCGACGATCTGTAATACCGCAGGTTCAGCCAGCGCAGCCTCAGACTCACAGGCTGACTTTGACTCGTAACAACAAAAAAGATGACTTTGGTCTGGTTTTGGGCTGCAGACTTTACGTCAAAGAAGTCACTAGAGAAACTGGAGCTAAACCTGGCGACCTGGTGACCAGAATTGGCGGGATTCCTGCAGACAACATGAGTCTGAAGGaggctaaaaaaataatggactCGTGCAAAGATCGGCTGTCAATTGTCGTAACCCGTGAACCCGGTGCTTCGACCTCTGCTGCTGCTTCAAACTACTCAACTGCCAAAGAAGCTGGTGAATATTTATCGGGGGCAAGTTACAGCAGTCAGAATCTTTACGTTCCGCCACCGACTCGTCAAACGGATGACAAAAGTAATCTAGCGCCTAGAGGAGCCGGTGGGAGGTCCAGAGGTCCTCTGATGGATGTTTCGTTGAGTCAATTAGACTTACCGGCTACTCCTACAGTAGATCCGCCTCGGCCGCCACCCCCACGACCTGAAG actatTATTCATCGCGGCGTCAACTCTACGAAGAAGAAACACGTTCTAAGCAGCCAGTACCCGACCCACGTTTTATAACTTTCCAAAAAGAAGGATCCGTGGGCGTGCGTCTAACCGGAGGCAACGAAACCGGGGTCTTTGTGACCGCAGTTCAACCTGGATCACCAGCTTTTCGGCAAGGTCTTCAGCCAGGTGACAAAATACTCAAAGTCAACGACATGGACATGAAAGGTGTCACCCGAGAGGAAGCAGTTCTGTTTTTGCTGAGTCTCCAGGAGCAGATCGACCTGATCGTCCAACATCGTCGCCAGGAGTACGACCAAATAGTCGCGTCAGGTCGCGGGGATTCGTTTCACATCAAGACGCATTTTCATTATGAGCAACCTGACAGAGGCGAGATGAGTTTCCGCAGCGGGGATGTTTTCCACGTGATCGATACTCTCTATAATGGAGAAGTCGGTTCCTGGCAAGTTTTCAGGATCGGGCGCAATAACCAGGAAGTACAGAAAGGAATTATTCCCAACAAAGTCCGGGCCGAGGAACTCGCGACTGCGCAATTCAACGCGACCAAAAAAGAGCTCAGCACCAGCAGCGAGAGCCGCGGAAGCTTCTTCAGGCGAAGACGCGGCAGCCATAGAAGATCCAAGTCTCTGGGTCGCGATCACTGGGACGACGTCGTCTTCGCAGACAGCATTAGCAAATTTCCCGCGTATGAGCGAGTCGTTTTGAGACACCCGGGGTTCATAAGGCCGGTGGTACTTTTTGGACCGGTCGCGGACCTCGCGAGGGAAAAATTACTAAAGGATTTTCCGGACAAGTTCACGTCCCCGCAGATGGAGAGTCAGCTGGACGACTCGACCAGTGGAAAGGGAGGGAAAACTAATGGGATCATCAGATTAAGTGCGATCAGAGAAGTCATGGAGCGAGGGAAGCATGCGCTGCTTGACATCACGCCCAATGCAGTTGACAGATTGAATTACGCTCAATTTTATCcgattgttatttttttgaaggcGGAAAACAAACAAGTTATCAAGGAAATGAGAGCTGGGATTCCcaa atctgcgcataaaagttcaaaaaaattattagagcaGTGCCAGAAATTGGACAAAATTTGGGGACACATTTTTAGCGCCGTTATAACGCTGACTACTCCAGAAGCCTGGTATAGAAAATTACGGGAGTTGATTGACCGCCAACAACAAGGTCCTCTATGGATGAGTCAAACCAAG CCGGAAGAAGCACTCTCAGACGATTTCCTATTCCCGATGACATCTCGCCTCTCCTACGCTTCCTCTCCGGAAAGTGATTTGGAATTAAATACGAATGTTCCGATGTTGTCTGGTCCACTTGGTCCTCCGACACGTCTTAAGAGTAGTTCTGATCCAAGTATTGCTACTCAAGACGACACCGCTGCGCCTCCGCCGTATACTAGCAGTTACCAg GCATTCGAACAACACAAACGTACCGTTCCCGACACCAAGTACGGATTCTCTACTTCAACTGATCAGCCAAGCTTGCCATCTTATACACCAGGAGTACCCTCAGCACGTTCACCTCATCAGGGACCGCCAGATTTGCCGCCACGAGTCGACAGAAATGTAAAACCTGTCGGCCGCGGAACTCTTGGTCGCACAGCAGTCGACCGTCTTGCCACCAAAACTGACTCAGTACTCGACATGCGTAATTATATTAACGCTACTCCACATCGTGCCAATACAACTTCTTCTCTAGAACGTTCTCAGCCCAAACCAGTTGcc gGTAGTTATGACAGTATGTCATCATATGACTCATACAATACCAACGGTAACCAAGTTTATAATGTAGGGGGTAATTTGAACACATCAACTGGTCGACTAGGTCCCAATGTCCCGGACGATTTAAAAACCGGTAACATTCCGCAAAGAGCACATGATCCTTATCGATTTACTCGCTCGACTGCTCAACCAATACCAGCTAATCAAGAGAATCGCGGTGATTACGCTAAGTAcag tcgaCCAGAACATAAAGTGATACCAACTACACCATCGAAATCtggtaataacaataacactGGAACATATAAACCGGTACCGCCGCCAAAACCCAAAAATTATCGGCCTCCAGTTCAAAATTCTGTTCAAGATGATAATAATCCTGCTAATTTATATCAACAtgctaaaaattattcactgACACCCTCGCATGTTCATAATGGC atcgAAAACACAAATCACCGTAATAGTGGTCAGTACTATTACAACATACCCCCTCCCAATCGCGGGCAagatggtaattttttaataaacaccAACAATCACAATCACTCTCACAGTTTGAGTCACTCTCACTCGCATTCGAATCCACCGGTTGCCAGCCACGCGCACAGTAACAGCGCGGGCCAGCTGACTCTCAATCACGGTCACAGTAGATCTAAcattaacaacaacaataacgcCGCTAATGTCAACGGTCATGGCAACCACTCGGCCCACAATGGCGGCGGGCATAACCGTGAGCCCAGCGGTTTAGACCTCGCGGGCAGTCGGGAGCAACGAGGTAGCGCTTTTGAACTCTACCGTAAGCCTCCGATTCATCATAACGTCAg gTGA